CATAGCCCTTCGGGCAGGTCAACAATTGGGTGACGAAGAAAAATCTTGGTTTCCGGATGGATGGAATGTATTCCCTAAATAGCCTGAGGTCATGCCCGCGGCATCCGGACGCCTTTGGAAGGGTGGTTGCGTGAGCCCGCCGCTTCCGCTGCCGGGCAAGGGCTGCCGCTTCTGGGCGGCGGGGCGCTGCCTCTACGAGGAGCGTCTCAACCCCGGCCTCCACACGGCTTTCGCCTGCGCCGCGCTGCAGGCCCTCGCGGACAGCTTCGACGCCTTCGTGGTCCGCGGCGAGAGCCTGGGCCTGTCTTCGGAGGAGGCCGGGCGAATCTGGGAGCGGCGCGTGGATGCGGCCTTGAACATTGGCCTCGACTGTGCAAATTTCGTCCCCCTGCCGGGCGAGGCCGGGGAGGTGCCCTGCGCGCACTTCCTGGACGGCGTCTGCCTGCTGCGCATGCCCTTATGCCCCGGGCGATGCCGCAGGTTCGTGCTGGCGGGTTCTGACGCGGATACGGTTTAAGGAGATCATATGACCGCAATGCTCGTGCATTTTCCCTGGATGCACCCGAGGCTGGGCCAGGGGCCCCTGCCCGAGGGGCTCGTCTTTTTCGACCCCGGCGTGGACATGGCCACGGACCGGCCGCGCTGGCGGCCCGAGGGCCTGCCCTGTTCGCCGGCCGAGGTGCGCGCGCTGCTGCGCAGCTACATGGAGTTCGGGGAGCGGTTTCCGCGCGCCTCGGACATGAAGGCCTACCAGGCCGCGGGACTGGACAATTTCTTCACGGGCACGAGCCTGGAATTCCGGTCGCAGCTCCTTGGCGGCGCCGAACCCGAGGCGGCCGACCCGCGCCGTCAGGCCCAGGTTCTGCTGGCCATGGCCCTCTCCCGCGAGGAGCAGTTCGTGGCCATGCGCGAGCAGGAAGGCCGGTTCGAGGCGGCCCGGGAAGGGTTCGCCGCGGTGCTGGGTCTCGACGATGAGGAGAGCTTCGCGGAACTCGGCGTGCCCGACGAGGTCATCTTCCCGCGGGCCGGCGCGGAGCTGCCCTGGAAATCCCTGCTGCCGTCCCTGCTGTGCTTCCTGCCCCGGGACGCGCGGCTGTACGTGACCGACGCCGACGTGCTGCGGGAGCTTGCGGCCCTGGATCTGGATTTTTCCCCTTGCGGTCAGGACGGCGCCCTGCTGTGCTGCCGGCTGGACGAGGACGGCCTGGAGCGGCTCTGCGGCGTCCGGGTCGAGCTGTCCGAACCCCTGACCATCGTGGCCCCGTCCCTGCAACCCTAACCAGCGAGACCTGAGTATGAGCAAAGAGCAACTCGGCAGACGCATCAAACGTTTCCGGGAAATGAACGAAATCAGCCTCGAAGATCTGGCTGCGCGCACCGGCCTGCAGCTTTCCTTTCTCAAATCCCTCGAAGAGGACTCGGTCTACCCGTCCCTGGGACCCCTGCTCAAGGTCGCCCGCGGCCTCGGCGTGCGCATGGGCACCTTCCTGGACGACGAACTCGGGCACGACCCCCTCATCGTGCGTCTGGGCGAACGTGAGGCGGGCCTGAACATGCTCGGCGGCAAGGACTGCCCCGTGGACATGAAGTTCTACTCCCTGGGCCGCGGCAAGACCGACCGGCACATGGAGCCCTTTTTCGTCGAGCTCATGCCGTCGGCCTGCGCCGAGCGCAAACTGTCGAGCCACGAGGGCGAGGAGTTCATCGTCGTGCACGACGGCGCCATCGAGGTCACCTACGGCCGCGAGGTGCTGACCCTGTCCAAGGGCGACTCCATCTATCTCAATTCCATCGTTCCGCATCATGTGGCCTGCAGCGGGGACTCCCCGGCCTCCATCTATGCGGTGCTCTACTTTCCGGAATAGTCCGGGATCATTCCAAGGGGGAGTCATGGACAAGCCAGCGTTGCGAGAAATTACCCTCGGGCAGATGCTCGACGAAGCCATCATGCAGCACCCGGACAACGAAGCCGTGGTCTACGTGGACCGCAATTTCCGCATGACCTACCGGGAGTTCGGCGAACTGGTCGACAACCTCGCCAAGGGCCTCATGGCCATGGGCGTGCAGAAGGGCGAGAAGGTCGCCATCTGGGCCACCAACGTGCCGTACTGGGTGGCCTTCCAGTTCGCCACGGCCAAGATCGGGGCCATCCTGCTGACGGTCAACACCTTCTACAAGAAGGCCGAGCTCGAATACCTGCTCAAGCAGTCCGAGTGCGAGAACCTGCTGCTCATCGATTCCTTCCGCGATACGGACTACGTGCAGACGGTCTACGAGCTGGTGCCCGAGCTCAAGACCCAGGAGCGGGGCTACCTGCGCAGCGAGAAGTTCCCGGACCTGAAGCGCGTCTTCTTCCTCGGGCAGGAGAAGCACCGCGGCATGTACTCCATGCCCGAGCTGCTGGCCCTGAGCCGCGTGACCGCCGAGGAGGACTACCGGGCCCGCCAGGCGTCCCTCGACGCGCACGACGTGGTCAACATGCAGTACACCTCGGGCACCACCGGGTTCCCCAAGGGCGTCATGCTGACCCACTACAACATCGGCAACAACGGCTTCTGGATCGGCGAGAACCAGAAGTTCACCCACAACGACCGGGTCTGCCTGCCCGTGCCCCTGTTCCACTGTTTCGGCTGCGTGCTGGGTGTCCTGGCGGCCATCAGCCACGCCGCCACCCTGGTCATCCTCGAAGGCTTCAGCCCCCTGCTGGTCCTGACGGCCGTGGAGGAGGAGAAGTGCACCGCCCTCTACGGCGTGCCGACCATGTTCATCGCCGTGCTCGAACACCGCTCCTTCTCCAGGTTCGACCTGTCGTCCCTGCGCACGGGCATCATGGCCGGTTCGCCCTGCCCGGTGCCTGTCATGGAGAAGGTCATGGACGTCATGAACATGAAGGAGATCACCATCTGCTACGGCCTGACCGAGACGTCCCCGGTCATGACCCAGACGCGGGTCAACGATTCGATGGAGCAGCGCACGCGCACCGTGGGCCGCGCCATGCCCGAGATCGAGGTGCGCGTGGTCGAGCCCGAGACGGGCGAGCCCGTGGCCCCCGGTGTGCAGGGGGAGGTCTGTTGCCGCGGCTACAACGTCATGAAGGGCTACTACAACAACCCCGACGCCACGGCCCAGGCCATCGACCCCGACGGCTGGATGCACTCGGGCGACCTGGGCGTCATGGACGAGGACGGGTACCTGAGCATCACCGGGCGCCTCAAGGACATGATCATCCGCGGCGGTGAGAACGTCTACCCGCGCGAGATCGAGGAGTTCCTGTACCGCATGGAGGGCATCAAGGACGTGCAGGTGGTCGGCGTGCCCAGCCGCAAGTACGGCGAGGAGGTCGGCGCCTTCGTCATCCTCAAGGAGGGCTTCGACTACGGGACCGAGGACATCCGCGACTTCTGCCGCGGGCAGATCTCCCGCTACAAGATTCCCAAGTACGTGGCCTTCCTCGACGAATACCCCATGACGGCCAGCGGCAAGATCCAGAAGTTCAAGCTGCGCGAGCTCGCCGGGCAGTATTTCCCTGAGGCCATGGGGTAGCCATGCCATCTCGTGCGGGCCGGCCCCGCCGTATCGACCTGGGGCTCGTCCGCGGCGTGGTCTTCGACTGCGACGGGGTCCTCTTCGACTCCCGCGACGTCAACCGCCACTACTACAACCACATCCTCCTGACCCTGGGCCTTGAGCCCATGAGCCCCGAGGATGAGGAGTACGCGTTCATGCACACCGTGGACGCGGCCATGGCCAGGATCATTCCCCCGGACCTCAGGACCAGAGCGGCCGCGGTCCAGGGGCACATGACCTACAACGACTTCATCGACCGCATGATCCCCGAGCCGGGGCTCTTCGAACTGGTGGAGGACCTGGCCCGGCGCGGGGTGCGCATGGCCGTCAACACCAACCGCAAGAACTCCATGGAGCTGGTCCTGGAACGCTTCGCCCTGACCGGCTACTTCGACCCGGTCATGACCGCGGCCAAGGTCGCCCGGCCCAAGCCGGACCCCGAGGGGCTGCGGCGCATCGTTGAAACCTGGGGAGTGGGCGAGGGGGCCATGGCCTACCTCGGGGACTCGTCCGTGGACCAGGAGACGACGGTGCGGGCGGGGGTGCCGTTCTGGGCCTACCGCAACCGGCAACTGGCCGCCCAACTCCATGTGGACAGTTTCCATGAACTGCGGCAATGGTTTGAAAGGGGATTTTTTGAGATAATCGATTAACGCTTGCGCGGCCATGGCGCACGGAGTATCCCGCCCCAGCGCCGCGCAGGAAGAATATATTCTTACGGAGGCTTCATGCCGGTTTTTTCGAGCCTGATCACGGCTGTATACTATGTGGTGGACAGCGTCCTGTCCCTGTATTTCTGGGTGGTCATCGCCGCGGTGGTCATGTCCTGGGTCAACCCCGACCCCTACAATCCCATCGTGCGCGGCATCCGGACCCTGACCGAGCCCGTGTTCTACCGGATCCGCAAGTGGATGCCGTTCACCTATTTCAGCGGCATCGACTTTTCGCCCTTCGTGGTCGTCCTGGCCATCAAGTTCATCCAGGTCTTCATGACGCGACTCCTGTCGCAGATGATGTTCTAGGGGGCGACGGTGGCGAAGGACCGCCCGGTCTGGGCCGGCCCGGCCAAGGACGGCGGGTGGCGGATCAGCCTCTGGGTGCAGCCCGGGGCGAAGAGGACGGAGCTGGCGGGCATGCACGGCGACCATCTCAAGATCCGCCTGCGCGCCCCGGCGGTTGACAACAAGGCCAACAACGCGTTGACAGTATTTGTGGCCGAGCTTTTCGGAATGAAGACCCAGCAGGTGGTCATCGAGTCCGGGCACGGGTCCCGGCACAAGAACCTGCTCCTGACGACCGAGGAAGAGCCCGACTGGGACGTCCTGTCCGGCCGGGCATGAGGATAACCATAACGCTAAGGAGACATCCTATGGAACAGCAAGACCTCGAACTGATTGCGGCCCACATGGGTCACGACGAGGAACTCAAGGCTCTGTGGGAGGAACATGTGGGCTACGAGAAGATCCTGGAGCGCTATTCGGGAAAGGCTGCGCTTTCTCCCGCGGAAGATCTCGAGGTGAAGGAGTACAAGAAGAAGAAGCTGGCCGGAAAGACCCGGATCCAGGCCCTGCTTGAAAAATACAGGAAACAGGAGGGATAGGAGCCATGGTGCTCACCGGTGCCCAGATTCTGATGGAGTGTCTGAAGCGGGAAGGGGTGGACCTCATCTTCGGTTTCCCCGGCGGCGCGGTCATCGACATCTACGATGAACTGCCCAAGCACCCGATCAGGCACATTCTCGTCCGGCACGAGCAGGCCGCGGTCCACGCCGCGGACGGCTACGCCCGGGCCTCGGGCAAGGTGGGCGTGTGTCTGGTCACGTCCGGCCCCGGTGCGACCAACACCGTGACCGGGATCGCCACGGCCTACATGGATTCCATTCCCCTCGTCGTCATCACGGGGCAGGTGCCCACGCACCTGATCGGCAACGACGCCTTTCAGGAAGCCGACATCGTGGGCATCACCCGGCCCTGCACCAAGCACAACTATCTGGTCAAGAACGTCGCCGATCTGGCGACGACCATAAAGCAGGCGTTTTACATCGCGCGGACGGGCAGGCCGGGGCCCGTCCTCATCGACCTCCCCAAAAACGTGGTCAACGCGGTCACGGAATTTTCCTACCCCGAGAGCATCAGCATCCGCAGCTACAACCCCAACGTGAACCCCAACCGCAAGCAGCTGCGCA
This genomic interval from Desulfomicrobium escambiense DSM 10707 contains the following:
- a CDS encoding helix-turn-helix domain-containing protein translates to MSKEQLGRRIKRFREMNEISLEDLAARTGLQLSFLKSLEEDSVYPSLGPLLKVARGLGVRMGTFLDDELGHDPLIVRLGEREAGLNMLGGKDCPVDMKFYSLGRGKTDRHMEPFFVELMPSACAERKLSSHEGEEFIVVHDGAIEVTYGREVLTLSKGDSIYLNSIVPHHVACSGDSPASIYAVLYFPE
- a CDS encoding DUF167 domain-containing protein, encoding MAKDRPVWAGPAKDGGWRISLWVQPGAKRTELAGMHGDHLKIRLRAPAVDNKANNALTVFVAELFGMKTQQVVIESGHGSRHKNLLLTTEEEPDWDVLSGRA
- a CDS encoding HAD family hydrolase; this translates as MPSRAGRPRRIDLGLVRGVVFDCDGVLFDSRDVNRHYYNHILLTLGLEPMSPEDEEYAFMHTVDAAMARIIPPDLRTRAAAVQGHMTYNDFIDRMIPEPGLFELVEDLARRGVRMAVNTNRKNSMELVLERFALTGYFDPVMTAAKVARPKPDPEGLRRIVETWGVGEGAMAYLGDSSVDQETTVRAGVPFWAYRNRQLAAQLHVDSFHELRQWFERGFFEIID
- a CDS encoding YggT family protein, with translation MPVFSSLITAVYYVVDSVLSLYFWVVIAAVVMSWVNPDPYNPIVRGIRTLTEPVFYRIRKWMPFTYFSGIDFSPFVVVLAIKFIQVFMTRLLSQMMF
- a CDS encoding AMP-binding protein — its product is MDKPALREITLGQMLDEAIMQHPDNEAVVYVDRNFRMTYREFGELVDNLAKGLMAMGVQKGEKVAIWATNVPYWVAFQFATAKIGAILLTVNTFYKKAELEYLLKQSECENLLLIDSFRDTDYVQTVYELVPELKTQERGYLRSEKFPDLKRVFFLGQEKHRGMYSMPELLALSRVTAEEDYRARQASLDAHDVVNMQYTSGTTGFPKGVMLTHYNIGNNGFWIGENQKFTHNDRVCLPVPLFHCFGCVLGVLAAISHAATLVILEGFSPLLVLTAVEEEKCTALYGVPTMFIAVLEHRSFSRFDLSSLRTGIMAGSPCPVPVMEKVMDVMNMKEITICYGLTETSPVMTQTRVNDSMEQRTRTVGRAMPEIEVRVVEPETGEPVAPGVQGEVCCRGYNVMKGYYNNPDATAQAIDPDGWMHSGDLGVMDEDGYLSITGRLKDMIIRGGENVYPREIEEFLYRMEGIKDVQVVGVPSRKYGEEVGAFVILKEGFDYGTEDIRDFCRGQISRYKIPKYVAFLDEYPMTASGKIQKFKLRELAGQYFPEAMG